One Nicotiana tomentosiformis chromosome 1, ASM39032v3, whole genome shotgun sequence genomic window, CATCAAAACCCACAAGTCGGAATTGACGTTCCATTGCATTTAAGTAGTGGGAGAACGTTAATAGACATAATATGCCTTTATCGAGTGGGAGTGATGTTTGAACAGTGAACACTATAGTAAGAAGTCACTAATATTTCAGTGTGGTAAGGTAATGAAGGTGATATTAGTAGTACTTCGTCATAGTGGGAGAATGCTAAAGAAAATCATAGTTTGGTGTACACTCTTGGGATAGTTTCGGTAACAGGATCCCCGAAGAGTTTAATACCAAACTAGATAGTTACGACAAAGCACTACTGGACAAATATTGCATCAGAAATAACTTGGCAAGATTCTTTAACAAAACCTTATTTGGTGAAGACTTTTAATAGTCATGTAAAAGAATGCCTGAGAAAGATGTAGATACATGGTTATGAGTCTAAATGAGAGATTGTTGGGGCATATACTATTGGGAGTTAACCATGCATTTGGATATAGTATATTCTAATAATTGTCATGGTTaaaagtctaagtgggagattgttaggaTATATACTATTAGCCATGGGTTTGGTttagatatagtatttattatgaaataattgTTTATTCagtttaaataaaattttaaatagattatatattagtctgtgtcctttgcttatatagtaaatgatttagtgtatagagttttgcttatacacggaagattaaatcatcggttcttataagtataaagtttgagtttacaatctaatgatggaattggacaaaccatcaggAGTGATTGCAGCACAacattaaatataatttatcttgattatgagaaTTGTTTAATTctaacttcttgtgctagtacattttgtatgtattgaacggaccaagtaaagataagtattttatactgacttaataaaataaactctctagccattaaatgtacttatactcttaatcttgatataattattattagctgtgtatattattattgttttgatttattaaaaggcgagattctttcGTAGATCAATATGCCtgataaattggataataataatgtacattggcaaagtaatagttagttgatggaacccatgtctcggtttagagattgatgatacacctttatgaaagcttataagtttttatGTGTAAACCCGGCCGGTGGATTTTatatccgacacatgaaataagttaagcgaaagtctaaaggaaataatcaataaattaaatcatcagtaatttaatttaattgattagtatctgaatcttaacatgagaaattaaataagatttaattgatgaatttcgaaattgaataaggagtacaattacgaatttttagtggaataattcgtaattaattacggtggatattaatttcaaaaattacaaattaattacataattgaaagccttgttaattaaattatgtggtccctgctgtgcctaaataatagaaaataaaggaaTCTTTTTTCTGGTGAAAAAGAAAACTCAACAGGTTTTGGAAAAGTGTTTTAACCCTTAAAATTTGTGCTATAAATACATAAGGTTTTCCACCTACAAGAAGGTGACATGGTGGTCAAAATTTTCAGCCAATTTTTCCTAGAAAATTTCGCCCACACGAAATTACTATTTCCAGATATTATTGGGTAACACAGTAAAAGACCGTGAAACGTTCGGGAATCGAGATCGTGTTATTGATGGTGATTTCATTAGTTGCTATGGAATTAGAGGCTTATGTGATAAATGAGCTTTAttcacgcttcaagaggtaaTCCGTGAAATCTCGTTTATACTAGTTGTCTAAattacatgtgattttgatattgagATTACCTCCGCTGCTTATTATAATCCATCAGTAAGTTCAAAGCATCTATAATTTCTTAGAACATATCTTGAAAGAGACAAAAGGATGGCAATTATCTCTGCTTTACAAAGAGGATATGCCTCCAAGGCTTTCATATTACGAAGAGGAAATTAATCAATATTCAATAGTATTACACAAGCAAATACAAAGGTTGCAGCAACCTTTGTATGATTTAGTGTTGAAGTTTGAAACATAATTGCAGCAACAAACATAAACAAATACAAAGGTCACAAGATTTATTCTTAGGCTTGAAACATATTACACAAGCAAACACAGCAAATAATTCAAGTTTGTATGATAAAGTCCACAATAACTAGCAGTGTGAACTTACACGAATTTCTCTCTTAAGCTTTGGTACAAACtctgtatttgtcttaagaattttatttaaaatgttcaaattattaatttagaacctacTAACTTAAACAGACTACAATCtcgaacccataaacttcaaatcctggctccgcctctAGTCAAGAACTGCATCCAAAATCAATCATTAGAAAACTACCATACAATAGGTAAAAATACAATACTTCTTTGGCTCAAACTGCAGGACATAAATCAAATTAGTTTAACCAGTTACAGTTTGACCCCACAATTTATGTAACAAACTTACCAGTGCAGGATCTTGGCCAAGGGACTCCTGAATTTGCTAGATAACGATTTTGAATCCACCATTTCCCATGTCATCAACTTGTGTATCCTGAATTTGTTTAGCCGATTCAGTGACAGAAAGGCTGCACCAACTAACTTCAATGCTTTGTATAGAACAGTTGTAACCGAAACAAGAAGGGATCTCCTTAAGCTTCTTACATCTTTGCAAAACCAATTTCTCAAGACTAGGAAACGCATCATCAGAGACATCCCATTGAGAGATAACTACATCGTCCAGTTTCAACACTTTGAGTGCAGGGAACTCATCATCTTTGACTTCCCATTTTTCTCCCTCAAAGGCTTTAAGTAGCAACTTGAGTACCTCAAGGTTAGGAAGTCTTGCAATTATCGATATTTCTTTCCAGGGTAGGCGAAAATTTGAAAGTGTCAACTTCTTGAGATTCTCTGGGAGCTTAAATTCACAGGGTTGTGACAGTTTTTTACCATTAGAAAACACCTTCAGGGATTCCAGATGAACTAGAAAGTCCAATATGGGGAAACGAATGCAATCCTTTCTCAACTTCATCGAATAATAGACAGATTTCAAAAATCTACACTTCAACTTTTTGAGATTGGAGAACTTCCTCATCATTTTTTCCATGTCATCTCCATAAGCAAGAGATGGGGTCGAAAATGTTTCCAAACCATCTAATTTGGAAGAATTCTCAATGACCTCCTTTCTGAAACCAAAAGCAGCACGATCATTTATGTGCACATGTCTCAACCTTGCCATATCCCAAAGGCTGTCTGGTAATGCTACTTCCCCTCTCAATCCTTTAATCAGAAGTGTTTCCAAGTTTTCCAACTTGTATATCCAGGCGGGAATGGAAGTCATGCCAGTTCGAACAGCTAAAAATGTCAAATGAATTAGCTGTTCAATTTCATCTGGGAAGGAATCCAACAGGTTGATTCTCTCTAAATCCAACACCTTAAGTAGTCTGAAGCATTTAATGAAGGAGACAGACAGTACATTCGTCTCTACATTATTAGCTGTCATGAGCAACAAAGAGCGAACAGGGGAACCAACTAGCCTCAATGAGGCAAATCTGCCATCAGGACTTACTAGCATTCGACGTCTCTCTAGATCTTGTAAATCAATATCGGGAGAATCCGTAGCTTGATGACTGGTAATGAAAATAAAGAATAGTGAAGAAAAGACCAACAATGATATCAATTAGTTAAAGGAATTGAGGATACAAAGGAATTTATGAATAGTACCTGTATACATATTGCCAAAACTTTTCTTCTTTTGCTTTATTCTGACAAAATTCATGCAAGAGATCATGAATTCGGCACGATTTAACCCTGCCATTATATCTCATTTTTGCATCCATTACTAGGCTTCTGCTAATAAGATCGACCAAGTATTCTTCTGCCATATCTTCTAAGCTCTTTGGTTTAAGTTTCCTAACCAAGCCCTCGGCAATCCACTTCCATGTTAACTTTGAGACTGGAATTTCTTCATCTTCCATGAATCCTCCAAAGTAAAGAAAACAAGGTTTAAGATATTCAGGTAAATGCTTGTAACTTAACTCTATTATGCCTCTACTGCTCGAGTCACCAACTGTAGTAGTGCTTAGACTTTCTGCAACTTGTAGCCATCCATCTTCTTTAGTCTCCATATTTCCAAGAAGACCAGCCACCAAAACAACTGAAAGGGGTAATCCTTGACACTTCTCTGCGATTCTTTTACTAACATCCACAAGTTCTGGAGGGCATTGTTGGTCTTGAAATAGCTTCTGTACTAACAACATCCAACTTTCTTCCTTATGAAAAAAACGGAGGCGCAAAGGATCTGTGGTACACTTGGCATATGAAGCTACTTCAGCATGACGAGTCGTTAAAATAATTCTACTTCCTTGCTTATCATCTCTAAAAGGAGTCTTGACATCATCCCATGCTTCAATGGTCCAAATATCATCCATGAAAATGAGGTACCTCCTTCCCATGATACTTCTCCGCAACAGGTCAGCCAAATCTCCCTCACTCTTTTCTTCAACATTTTCTGGAAGTCCAATATTAATTTGTTGTAAAATGTCAATCAACAATgatttcttttcatatctttcagAAATGCAGCACCACACACAAACATCAAAGCGATTGACAGCTTTGCAATCATCATAGAGTTTCTTGGCCAAAGTGGTCTTTCCAAGTCCAGGCATTCCAAAAATGGTTATAACATCTAAGTCAGGGGATCCTCCAATTACTCTCTGCTTTAATGTTGCCAAGACATCTTCAAAGCCCACTACTGCTTCATTTATAGTTGGCTTCTCAATATGAGTGGAGATACGGGAAATCTCGCCAAGAGAATGTGTTCTGGATTCATACAAGTCACTGGTTGAGATCTTTATGACTCTTCCTTTGATAAGCTTGATATCTTCTACAATATCAGAAAATGTATGGTGCCAAATCGTTCCACCTCCATTAGCAACATATGAGTCAATGATATATTCCACTTCATACGCTACACCTACCACTTTTTCCCATACACTTCTCAACTCAACATGCTCATTACGCTGCTGGGCAATTTTCTCAAGAAATTCTCTTAGAAATTTGAGCTCCCTTTGAATCGTCTCAATTTGACACTTTAAGAGAACAATTCGGTCACCCTTAAAGTTTAAGATCTCTGCTAGATTTTCAAGGAGTAAATCAAGAAAACCTAGTCCGTCAGTCATGGGGAAATTAGTTCTTGACAGTTTTGGAATTTTAGGACAAATTTCTCTGTCCTCTGCCTTGATCAACTTTATTTTCTGTAGCACATCCGAGAGTTGAAGGTCCATTCTTCCTGCCATCCCTTCAACATCTTTTTTTGAGCAATGAGACTCAATGATGGTATCTATTTCGGCAGCCACCACATCAACACAACTTAAGAGATGGTTTCTTCTTTCTTGCTTTGCATATTGCTCTGGAAGATCCAAGAGAAGCGTTCCCAGAAATTCAAGATCCATCAGAAGGTTATCAAAATTATCCTTCACAGGATCTACTATATTGATCTGATTCTTCAAGAGTTTCCTTAAACTGATCTCTGACTTGATGAGCTTTACCTTCACTGATAATTCAAATGGGCCATGAAACAACATTTCACCCATGTGTTCAGTCACATTTGCTATGTCACAGACGTTGATGACATGTTCGAAACTGTCGGATAGAGCTTCAACGTTCCTTGAGTGACAATCGCATTGCCAAAGAACATCTATTGCAATTGTTGTCAAGGCTTTTAGCTCCTCAGAAAGGATTGTGATTTCACCTTTCCAAGACACCGTTGAGTTGGGAATGGATTGATGTAGATCCATCAGAAAGAATTCTGCCTTGACGAGTTTGATAATTACTGTCAGTTGAAGAAGTGAAGAAGTTACTTGCGTTGACACCTCTTCTTCCTTCATTAGATCAAGAGGAACTGAAGGAGCTGCTTGATTCATCTTGTCAGATTGAGCCTTGACATATGTCAAGAGATCATCAAACTTTATATTCTCCCTACACTGTCTCCGCAAATCCTTCAACAAAGTTATCAAGAAACTCTGGTCTTGATGGATGGTTTCCATTCGGAGAGCTTTAGAAATCAAGGACGTACTCCCTTTATCAGCAAGCTCCATGAAATTGTCGACAAGAGAATCAACAACGGCTACAACAAGCTCATTGCTGTAGGGAGTACGGTATTCTGATTGTGAAGAATGTGAAGCCTCTAGGGCTATGAGATAGTTGTCTCTCATCTCTGCCTCAAAAGATTTCATCCTTCTCAAAAGCTCCGAAATTGTGTGACTCATTTCATGTTCCATCTTTCTACTTAACTTTTCAGGAAAACACCAATAAGAAATGCATGCTGCTTCACCAACTAGAGCTATAATACGAGCCACAAgattctccagtctctcggattTGATGAAAAATATGGACGTCAACTTGAGGAATCCCCCGAGAAAGCTCAGCTTTACTTCAAATATTTCCATTTCTCTTTTCACAGTAGCCCTAGGTTTGAATCTATAGCTCACTAAACACTTCAGACTCAGAAGAAGAGTGCTGATAAATTCTATTGCAAGTTGAGTAGGCATGGATGCACCCTGTGCCGACAATGCCTTCTTGAAGTAGAGGGGAGGATTGTTTTTTTCACAGTGAAGATCAGAGTCATTCGCGGAAGAACTCAGGAGGGAATGAGCACGTTCTACTTCTTGTCTAAGATCAAAATCTTTGAGCATAGAAGTCAGTTGTGATTCCAAGATCGACAGAGCAGAGTCTACTCTTCCATATTTTGCATTAATACATGCCTCATGAATGTTGATTCCTATGTTTTTCATGGTTTGGTAGACAAGATTGAACTCCTCCTGCCTTGGCCGTCTCTTCAGAATGAATTGTAGATATTGAAGTCTTATATTGAGCTCCAAGGCCACATGTCTGATTTTTATCTCTCCATGCTTCTCCAACCACTTCATACACGTGAAGGGGTCTGTCATCAACTTTTGCTCTCTCCTAGAGTAATGAGTGCATAAGTCTTGGATGCTCTGCCAGAAACCAAAGGAAGGTTAAATTAAGACTTCATTGAcattgacaagagtgggttgctctagtggttagcacccttcacttccaaccaagaggttgtgagttcgagtcaccacaagagcaaggtgggagttcttggagggagggagccgagggccTATCCGAAACAGCCTCTGTCTGCGTACACACCATCATCCCcggaccccactagtgggattatactgggttgttattgttgttgtgcaTGTGTTGCTTTCATTAAGAAGGTACTTCTGCTAACCACATCAGCTATGAAAGTTGGTAGCTCAACTTTTCCAGAGTCTACTCAAATTATTGAATCAAATTGTAAGATATTCACGGGCATACTCTAATTTTCGCCTTCTATTTTCCTCATATTTTCAGTATTCATAATCCTATGTGCAAAAGCAAAACTATGAAATTAGTTTAGCACTTTAGCCGTAAGTTCTTAAATTCTTAATTAGGCCTTCCACTTTAAGCATCTCATATAAAGAAGTAAATTTCTTAAATGGTCACTCAAGTTAGTGAAATTATGTCATATAGtcacttgtctttattttgaGACAACTCAAATTAGCATCAATCTCTTTAAAAATAAAAGCAGCTGGAGAAGCTGCCGAATATGTGATGTAGCATTGCATTTAATATACGGcgaaggtccaaatatacccctgtacttttgaaaatggtctaagaatacccctcgttatactattggctattgggttatctatacccatgCAGTAacactttgggttcaaatataaaCCTCATTTAAACGGATGGACACTTGTCATTGTCCTGTTAGCCAATTCTAAATatatcctaattaattaaaaatacccattacccatacccgaaaagcaattttctaaagcaatttttttttgttgtaaaaactggaaaaaactgaatttgtttttactaaaaactgaaaaaaacgaaaatatgttttttccagtttttacaaaaaatctgctttaaaaaaaactaaaaaatattttctaaaacaatgtttttgtaaaaactgaaaataaaactgaaaaacaattttctaaagcaattaaaaactgaatttttttaactaaaaactgaaaaaaaagaaaatatttgttttttcagtttttacaaaaacattgctttagaaaattgcttttcagatttcgttttttagtttttacaaaaacaattgctttagaaattatttttcagttttttttaaagcaatatttttctaaaaactggaaaaaaatattttcgattttttcagtttttagtaaaaaaatatttagttttttcccgtttttaattgctttagaaaattgtttttcagtttttacaaaaacattgttttagaaaataattttcagttttttttaaagcagtttttttgtaaaaactggaaaaacaatatcttcgtttttttcagtttttagtaaaaaaaaaattcagtttttttccagattttacaaaaaataaattgctttagaaaatt contains:
- the LOC104085274 gene encoding putative late blight resistance protein homolog R1A-4; amino-acid sequence: MELSTTYWYTWPNDLVGEFYVGVHDGWHYRRLKMEARFLKCILRVLTEYSLPESLRNHFFFINNQVNDMSTICCNFKNNRLSAGHVSIEGNFVRKVIQPKIREILVLLWKSRKPWGRYCVDMFSIVSYTLEDLVKCMADRLAPDLLEKMKSLSFKLTFERRFRWSIGDGFVKRENNIDIWQQFTSDISYSVACLNCLYWLDDIPQEIAQGFERHLSSLIRRCEDAIQIDAREVLIRLHKASELLLTFDTSINDLPLYFVDFVLDSVVELCNSKENSKFPAKGLSETLQYLGTSIADRLTQSTKNVRLKGREAIRRIDVLRAEVMEKEAEATNHSFAINPKSIQDLCTHYSRREQKLMTDPFTCMKWLEKHGEIKIRHVALELNIRLQYLQFILKRRPRQEEFNLVYQTMKNIGINIHEACINAKYGRVDSALSILESQLTSMLKDFDLRQEVERAHSLLSSSANDSDLHCEKNNPPLYFKKALSAQGASMPTQLAIEFISTLLLSLKCLVSYRFKPRATVKREMEIFEVKLSFLGGFLKLTSIFFIKSERLENLVARIIALVGEAACISYWCFPEKLSRKMEHEMSHTISELLRRMKSFEAEMRDNYLIALEASHSSQSEYRTPYSNELVVAVVDSLVDNFMELADKGSTSLISKALRMETIHQDQSFLITLLKDLRRQCRENIKFDDLLTYVKAQSDKMNQAAPSVPLDLMKEEEVSTQVTSSLLQLTVIIKLVKAEFFLMDLHQSIPNSTVSWKGEITILSEELKALTTIAIDVLWQCDCHSRNVEALSDSFEHVINVCDIANVTEHMGEMLFHGPFELSVKVKLIKSEISLRKLLKNQINIVDPVKDNFDNLLMDLEFLGTLLLDLPEQYAKQERRNHLLSCVDVVAAEIDTIIESHCSKKDVEGMAGRMDLQLSDVLQKIKLIKAEDREICPKIPKLSRTNFPMTDGLGFLDLLLENLAEILNFKGDRIVLLKCQIETIQRELKFLREFLEKIAQQRNEHVELRSVWEKVVGVAYEVEYIIDSYVANGGGTIWHHTFSDIVEDIKLIKGRVIKISTSDLYESRTHSLGEISRISTHIEKPTINEAVVGFEDVLATLKQRVIGGSPDLDVITIFGMPGLGKTTLAKKLYDDCKAVNRFDVCVWCCISERYEKKSLLIDILQQINIGLPENVEEKSEGDLADLLRRSIMGRRYLIFMDDIWTIEAWDDVKTPFRDDKQGSRIILTTRHAEVASYAKCTTDPLRLRFFHKEESWMLLVQKLFQDQQCPPELVDVSKRIAEKCQGLPLSVVLVAGLLGNMETKEDGWLQVAESLSTTTVGDSSSRGIIELSYKHLPEYLKPCFLYFGGFMEDEEIPVSKLTWKWIAEGLVRKLKPKSLEDMAEEYLVDLISRSLVMDAKMRYNGRVKSCRIHDLLHEFCQNKAKEEKFWQYVYSHQATDSPDIDLQDLERRRMLVSPDGRFASLRLVGSPVRSLLLMTANNVETNVLSVSFIKCFRLLKVLDLERINLLDSFPDEIEQLIHLTFLAVRTGMTSIPAWIYKLENLETLLIKGLRGEVALPDSLWDMARLRHVHINDRAAFGFRKEVIENSSKLDGLETFSTPSLAYGDDMEKMMRKFSNLKKLKCRFLKSVYYSMKLRKDCIRFPILDFLVHLESLKVFSNGKKLSQPCEFKLPENLKKLTLSNFRLPWKEISIIARLPNLEVLKLLLKAFEGEKWEVKDDEFPALKVLKLDDVVISQWDVSDDAFPSLEKLVLQRCKKLKEIPSCFGYNCSIQSIEVSWCSLSVTESAKQIQDTQVDDMGNGGFKIVI